CCTTTCTAGACCTACTTATTTAAGCTCATATCTTGTTGTAAAAATCATGACAATTTCGTTTAAGCACTAAGGTTACAGAAATTCCATTTTACCTTAGAGCTTAAACCCTTTCGTTTATGCGTGTCGGCTCAGTTAGGAGACGAACAGTGCGACCGCTCCGGTGTCAATGATATTAGGGGTCcaattttttaattctattttatcttttaaaaaaaattaaattcttttaaaaacaaaaataaatattcatgtattttaaaatgttttatttaaaatattttcatatataaagtttataacattttatataattttttaaaaatcatgctaaaatagtttttttttttacaattgaagggtttaaaaaacaatttatgcTCGCCCCCCTAACTGAGCCGGCACTACTTATTTAAGCTCTAAGATTACAGAAATTTCATTTTactttataaaatcttatatgCCAAATAAGGTCCATACTCCATAGCGACATTGAAAAACTATATCACTTTTGTCCACATATAGTTTCCACTCATATACAGAGACGAACCCACATAGAGAGAAGTGGGATCACTTTGACACCacaaatatacaataaaatgtTGTTTTGTATGGAGAACTGTTAAAGAATCAGTAACTGTGTTGGTAAAACTCTGTGTCTGAATCCCCAAATACCCGGGTTTGATTCCTCTAAATGtcacattattatttttgaccCCAGTGAAATTAATTCTTGGGTTCGCCCCTGCTCATATATTTGTTCACCAACCCTCTGATCACCAAGGTCCTCCTCATAAACAAGCAAAACCCACAGACTCTCATTTTGAATGTCGAAAATTTAgacttgtatatatttatataaatttttgaacTAAACATTTATAACTTATATGTATCACTGAATATTCGCAACTACTTAAAGCTTGATTGACAGAGCATTAACATAAGCATTATGTTCGTCATTATCCAATTAACATTAATCATAGAAGCATTTACAAAAGCATTGCTCTTTGCTCAATGCTCTCATATGGAGCTTTTGGTAAAGCATTtgtagttaaaatatataataaattaaaaataattatataattaattaatttttaattaataatataaaagtatgtttataatcaaaaactatatttaaaaagaataaaatttgcgattaaatattttaactttttaaaaagaacaatatttaacatttaaaaaataatataatttatataattacacatatcattcattatactcaattaaaaaacataacaaaatatatatttatatattatatattataaagtaaaCATATCTatgttatttagaaataaataaactatatgtcatatattaatttttatgataatattatatatgaattatttattgttctaccaataaataaataatgataaattatatatagattatatataactaatttgttttatttaataatataaaaaatatttgtatatccaaaaataatttttaaaaatttaaataaattttacatttacaataatataaataatatttcacatgTAGAATTTAATTTAACTTATGTAATTAGATAAGATTCATTATCATTAATAACAAatacattattaatatatactataatttaatatatattattttaaaataaatatattatatattaacttttatgatattttaaaattgtatattgcTACTGATCTACCaataggggtgtcaaaatgagctaGCTCGCTCAGCTCAGCTCATAGTAAGCTCGGCTCTTTCATGAGTTAGCTCAGATcagctcatttattatatgagctTCAATATGTAAACTCGTACTCGGATCATctagatcatgagttaaatgagctaactcgtgatctaacacaaaataattataactatattaaattaaacatcgaTAAAATTACTTCTATAGTattatccaaaatttaataaaactattaatcatAAATAACTTTCCATGAGTTCTGAGTTACGATAAGCAAAGTGAGAGGAGACGTATGTCAAATTTGAGATCAATGAAATTTGTGAGAGAGATGATATGGTTAACGTGGGTTTATATAGaagattttgataatttctaaacaggatagtctcttttttctttcttcggaaaaagtatagataacttttaaaagttttactcctatattacttatgtatattttacattttagttttaaagataaatatgataaatataaaaattattttttccataAGAAATGAACGAGCTCATGAGTCAGCTCATGTTCATTAACGATCGTTCATATAACTCGTGATCTTTTTTAAGCTCGATCattaaactcatttattaaatgaaccTAAAATATAGTGATCATACTCATGAAAAAAATGAGAGTATACAGTTTCGCATTATATTACTTTTACAGtatactgctactgcttcttAGTCACTAGTACCAATCGAGACCTTACAAGTATTGTTTGGTTTCTTACTTCGCGAGTTAGCTTCAATCACGGGTGATGCTTAATACTCCAACCATTAATAATTGGTTTTGGAGTGCATAGTGATAGTGGTGAATAAGTGTATATTACAACTACTGAGAATCATTTTTGGATGGTTAGATAGAAATTAATAAAGTAATGAAGGTTTGGTGATATTAAGTAATCAACGTAGCCAAGTGCcaacaacaaaaccaaacccACCAAACATCAAAGAAGTCAAAAACGACGCATGTCTCTGACCTTTTCCACTCTCTTTTGTTTGGTGAGATCGTGCACTTTGCTCACACATACTAcatcgtttttttttgtattttaggaTGTGATTTTGAATTAACCTTATGATGTTTCTATAGCATTCTCTTTTAGCTCTCACGTTTAATTTATAGCTTTTGCATTTTTCTCTGCAgcgttttttttattataagaaatCGACAGTCTTgacaaaacataaatataataattacatGGCATGAGGGAGGTATCATTAAAATTTAGACAGCATGGTTCATGAGAGATAATTTCTTAATCATTGTTTTGGAACTACATGGTTATGGGATAATATCCATATTCAAGAGTTGGCAATGTTGCATGGAGCCACGTTGCTTATGTGAGTGAGTTAGACAAAATTAGTTGACAGAAATTAACAATATTGTCAAATCTCATTGCATATTTAGACAAAAACACTACCTAATAAAAgactaatatataatttactttaAAACTATTATTGTTTACAGTATTTACATGTGCTTAATTCCATTATTGTAATTAAAAATACTTAACTGTTTTTTAgaattctaaataaaataagataacaAAATGAGCACTTGTCCTATACCTAGTTTTAGATTAGAAAAATTGCCTAATACATTCTGGAAAAGAATCTCAAAGcttataacttttattttcggaaactagttttttgttttgttttttagttttagtagTCAAAGAATAAAATAACTGTTCTTTTAACTTAACTATTTATTTGCTTCTAACACAAACGTGAGCAAGCatatcaaaagaaaagataagTTGCATGCATCATGTAGATACCAAATCAAGTAAGAAAATGGAATACTAACAAATAATAATCAACAAATCTGATTTGACAATTTATCAAATCCATTTGTTTTCATGTATCTTTCTCATGTCAAGATCACCCTCTTACCTCTCATTTATATAAACAACATAACCAATTCTATTTGGTAAAAGTAAATCTCAAAATTGATTGTATataaacagaagaagaagagagagagagagagagagagagagagagagagagagagagagagagagaagagagagagagagagagagagagagagagagagagagagagagagagagagagagagagagagagagaggagggaATGAGGAAGGGAAGAGCACCTTGTTGTGACAAGACCAAAGTGAAGAGAGGTCCATGGAGCCCAGAAGAAGACTTGAAACTCATCTCTTTCATTCAAAAGTTTGGTCATGAGAACTGGAGATCTCTCCCTAAACAATCTGGTATGTTGTTGATTTCTGATCATGATCAAAGCCAAGCCTCTTGAATGGCTTTTCTTAACATGATtctgaatatatataatgaagGTCTACTAAGATGTGGAAAGAGTTGTCGTCTAAGGTGGATCAACTACCTTAGACCAGATGTGAAGCGAGGCAACTTCACTGCAGAGGAGGAGGAAACAATCATCAAGCTTCACCAAAACTATGGAAACAAGTAAAATCACTATATGCTCTCTGTATATATACTTCTGGTGAATCAAAGGGTGATTTGATATTGAAATTGGCTTTCTACATTTTTGATAAGGTGGTCGAAAATAGCTTCTCAACTTCCAGGAAGAACAGATAACGAGATCAAGAATGTGTGGCATACCCATCTAAAGAAAAGACTTGTTCAGAGCTCAGCAACCACACCATGTTCAAGTGATTCTGTTTCTTGTGGGAAAGAAGATAAGTCTCACGCAGAAGGTTGTTTGAACACAAAGACCTCTCAAGACTCTACTACTTCAGTGTCTTCTGGTGGTTCCAACAATTTAAACCAGGAAGCTGATCCAAAGATAGGCCTCTTGTTTGGATACAGCGAGTTTAAGGACATTATTCAAGAGGTAGACAAACCACATCTACTAGAGATCCCTTTTGACTCAGATCCTGACATATGGAGTTTCTTAGATACTTCAACAAACTCACTTCAACAATCTGGTGCAAATGAGTTCAGAGCAGAAGAAGAgtctgatgaagaagaagtcaaGAAGTGGTTCAAGCACCTGGAAAGCGAACTAGAGTTAGGAGAAGCTGATAATCAACAGGGTAAACATGGAACACCAGAcgaagcatcatcatcatcatcatcacttttgAAGACCTTCATGATACATTAACAAATCCAAATTATGATTTTACTACATGGTTTAAGGCGTATTCTTAAGTTATTATTCTGGATATCAGTACTTGAAGAAAGTTAGATAATATAGAAAATGTATCTTATAGTTGACTTCTTGGCATTTTCAAGTGTGTAGATGATACAGATATAGCTAAATGATCAAACTATATACTATACTAACGCTCTAAGACTAAATCATATTCAAGATGATGCTTAACATTGAAACTTTTGCTATACAGAGTTATTTGTAGAAGAATATTGGTGAGCTCGATAATCATTGTCCATCATCTAACAACAATCCACCAGCTAGCTTTGTTGAATAACAAGTAAACACATCTGCATTTTTTCAACGAGTCAAGCAACGTCCTTGTCCCCTATGCCATCACTTCTATCAACTTGTACCAAATCATATTACTGAATAAATAAGCTAATCTCCATAATGATTCATCCTCCGGAATGTTTCTTGAATATTCAATGGAgatggacaaaaaaaaaattaaagttttggCTCAAGTAATTTGTGTGCATGacattttgaacaaaaaattaatcaagTAATTTGTGTGCAGAAGATTTTGAACATAATTCTAGAGTCTTAACAAGTTCCAAAAGTTTTACAGAAGCAATAACCATCAAGTTTGTGCAACCAGCCagagaaaataaaagatagCATTAGTATTCAAATCATGCTCAGCTGCACGGACGGGCAAGGTGAGAGTTTACTCTACTTCAGCCAAGTAATCGTCGATCTCTGCAGGTGTTAGTACCCTGCACATAACATAAGAGACTCTTTTCAGAACACTTATAGGCAATAACAAAAGTTCTTTGGTTCTATTTGTTTGGAGTCTTGAGAAAACGTTACCTGAAAACTTTGTCAGCACCAATCTTGCCAATCTCAATGTTTTTGCTCGAGATTTCTCCCTCAAAACTGTGAATCAgacgattaaaaaaaaagatgttagGTTCCGTCAAAACTCTGAAAAAAAACAGGATTTGGTAAGAACTCTCACCCTTCCTTCAAAGTTAAAATCGCAGTGTGAATGGCATCATCAAGTTCCATATCTTCTGTGT
The sequence above is drawn from the Raphanus sativus cultivar WK10039 chromosome 7, ASM80110v3, whole genome shotgun sequence genome and encodes:
- the LOC108815476 gene encoding transcription factor MYB63-like, coding for MRKGRAPCCDKTKVKRGPWSPEEDLKLISFIQKFGHENWRSLPKQSGLLRCGKSCRLRWINYLRPDVKRGNFTAEEEETIIKLHQNYGNKWSKIASQLPGRTDNEIKNVWHTHLKKRLVQSSATTPCSSDSVSCGKEDKSHAEGCLNTKTSQDSTTSVSSGGSNNLNQEADPKIGLLFGYSEFKDIIQEVDKPHLLEIPFDSDPDIWSFLDTSTNSLQQSGANEFRAEEESDEEEVKKWFKHLESELELGEADNQQGKHGTPDEASSSSSSLLKTFMIH